The Nocardia sp. NBC_01503 sequence ACGCGGATCCCGCACGTCCGGAGCCCGCGCCCGCACCGGAGTCGGCGTCCGCGGTCGCGCCGGTGGAGGAGCGCGAGTTGGCGGCGGGGGCGGTATCCGAGCCCGAGCCGGAGTCGACGCCGGTGGATGAGCGCACCCCACCCGTCACGATTCTCGGGTTGGATTTCGTGGGATTGGTATTCGCGCTGGGCTTCTTCGCCTGGAGCCTGAGCCCGTCACTCTTACCGCGAGACTGGATATTTCAGGGCATCGTCACCGGCATCACCAGCGTCACGGGTTACGGCGTCGGTGTGGCGCTGGCGTATCCGGTGCGGCGCTGGGTGGCTCCCAGATTCTCGTGGTGGCGCATGCGGTATCGCGTGGAGTTGGCGGCGGAGATCATCGTGGCCGTGCTCGCGGTCTCCACGGTGATCAGCACGCTGCTGGCGGCCGCGAACTGGCAGCGCGATGTCGATGCGCTGATGGGTATGCCCCCGACCGTCGGAATCGGCTATCTGCGTACCGGTTTGATAATCCTGGCCATCTTCACCCTCATTCTGCTGATCGCGCGTGGCCTGCGGCGGGCGGCCGGCGCGCTGGCGAATGTGCTCTCCGCGCGGCTGCGAGTTCCGATGCCGGTCGCCCATGTGCTCGCGCCGATCACGGTCGCGGTACTGCTGGTGGTCTTCGTCGACAAGGTGCTGCTGGCCGGTAGCTCCGATGCCGCGCGAGTGGTCTTCGCCGGGCAGAACAACGGCACCGAACACGGTGTCCTGCAACCCGTTCAGCCCGAGCGCTCGGGCAGCCCCGCCTCGCCCGCGCGCTGGGACACCCTGGGATTGCAGGGCCGTACCTTCGTCGCGGGCGGTATCGGCTCCCCTCGGCTATCCGCGATCAATGGCGCGCCCGCGCGCGAGCCGATCCGGGTCTATGCCGGACTGGAGTCGGCCCCGGATCTCGCGGCCCGGGTGCGATTGATCATCGAGGAGCTCGATCGCACCCGGGCCTGGGATCGCAAGGTGCTGGTCGTGGCGGGCACCACCGGCACCGGCTGGGTGAATCCGGCGGCCGCGCAATCGCTCGAGCTGATGTACAACGGCGACTCCGCGATTGCCGCACTCCAGTATTCGTATCTACCCAGCTGGATCTCATTCCTGGTCGATCGCTCCGCCGCCGCGTCCGCGGGCGCCGCGCTCCTCGACGGTATTCGCCAGCACTGGGCGCGATTGCCCGCGGACCATCGCCCGCGGCTGATCGTCTACGGCGAGAGCCTCGGATCGCAATCGGCGGAGAGCGCCTTCGATTCGCTGCCCGATCTGCGCCGCCAGGTGGACGGCGCGCTGTTCGTCGGCCCGCCGAACTCCAACCGCATGTGGCGTGAGATCGAGGACCGCCGCGACCCCGGCACCCACGAGGTCCTGCCCTCCTACGCCGGTGGTCTCATCGTGAGATTCGCGGCGGGGAAACAGGATCTCGGGATCCCCGGACCGGATTCGCCGAACTCGGCTACCGACCCCTGGAGCGATCCGCGCGTCCTCTACCTCCAGCACGCCTCCGATCCGGTCGTCTGGTGGAACCCCAATCTGCTGTTCACCCGCCCGAATTGGCTCACCGAGCCCCCGGGTCGCGATCGCACACCCTCCATGCGCTGGTTCCCGATCATCACCTTCTGGCAGGTGAGCGCGGATCTCGTGCGCGCCCAGTCACCGCCGTCCGGCCACGGTCACAACTATGAGGACCTGCTTCCGGAGGCCTGGGCGGCGGTCGCCGCGCCCCCGAATTGGACTGCGGCGGATACCGATCGCGTTGCCCGCGCATTGACAATCCTGCGCGAGGAGAAGTGAGCGGATACCGAGTGCGGGAGACGAGTCGGCCCGAATAGTCACGGAGCCGCGTGATTCGAGGCGTGCGGATCGGAGACCGGATGCCGCAGTACCTGATCGGCGCGGCTGCCCGACCGATACACCGTGACGCCCTTGCACCCCGCCCGCCATGCGTGCAGGAAGGCGTTCCGTACCTCGCC is a genomic window containing:
- a CDS encoding alpha/beta hydrolase, whose protein sequence is MESAESPGSTERSDADPARPEPAPAPESASAVAPVEERELAAGAVSEPEPESTPVDERTPPVTILGLDFVGLVFALGFFAWSLSPSLLPRDWIFQGIVTGITSVTGYGVGVALAYPVRRWVAPRFSWWRMRYRVELAAEIIVAVLAVSTVISTLLAAANWQRDVDALMGMPPTVGIGYLRTGLIILAIFTLILLIARGLRRAAGALANVLSARLRVPMPVAHVLAPITVAVLLVVFVDKVLLAGSSDAARVVFAGQNNGTEHGVLQPVQPERSGSPASPARWDTLGLQGRTFVAGGIGSPRLSAINGAPAREPIRVYAGLESAPDLAARVRLIIEELDRTRAWDRKVLVVAGTTGTGWVNPAAAQSLELMYNGDSAIAALQYSYLPSWISFLVDRSAAASAGAALLDGIRQHWARLPADHRPRLIVYGESLGSQSAESAFDSLPDLRRQVDGALFVGPPNSNRMWREIEDRRDPGTHEVLPSYAGGLIVRFAAGKQDLGIPGPDSPNSATDPWSDPRVLYLQHASDPVVWWNPNLLFTRPNWLTEPPGRDRTPSMRWFPIITFWQVSADLVRAQSPPSGHGHNYEDLLPEAWAAVAAPPNWTAADTDRVARALTILREEK